One genomic region from Gossypium hirsutum isolate 1008001.06 chromosome D13, Gossypium_hirsutum_v2.1, whole genome shotgun sequence encodes:
- the LOC107935497 gene encoding putative lipid-binding protein AIR1B — MASKALATIALLSISLLFLSMANAHNQPQCRNDALLLNVCANILNVVDVGIGKPPKPCCDLINGLVGLELDACLCTVVKADVLGLVNVKPPHQFNLLLNKCAMKRRAYCCN, encoded by the coding sequence ATGGCTTCCAAGGCTTTAGCAACAATTGCTCTTCTCTCCATCAGCCTTCTGTTTTTATCAATGGCGAATGCCCACAACCAGCCCCAATGCCGAAACGATGCCCTACTCTTAAATGTGTGTGCCAACATCTTGAATGTTGTTGATGTTGGCATTGGTAAACCACCTAAGCCATGTTGTGACCTCATTAATGGTTTGGTGGGTCTCGAACTGGATGCTTGCCTTTGCACTGTCGTTAAAGCCGATGTGTTGGGCCTCGTCAATGTGAAGCCTCCCCATCAATTCAACTTATTGCTCAATAAGTGTGCAATGAAACGCAGAGCCTATTGTTGCAACTAA
- the LOC107935481 gene encoding E3 ubiquitin-protein ligase SINAT2, whose product MAPGGGICKDVIESRVTFAEYDMATSSAELRGSPLRKAATSLGGNLGATSTNDVHELLECPVCLNLMYPPIYQCPNGHTVCSICKARVHNSCPTCRNELGNIRCLALEKVAESLELPCRYQILGCHDIFPYYSKLKHEKNCRYRPYHCPYAGAECSVTGDIPFLVMHLKNDHKVDMHDGCTFNHRYVKSNPHEVENATWMLTVFNCFGRQFCLHFEAFHIGMAPVYMAFLRFMGDEDEARQFSYSLEVGGYGRKVIWQGVPRSIRDSHRKVRDSQDGLIIQRNLALFFSGGDRQELKLKVAGRIWKEQ is encoded by the exons ATGGCACCTGGTGGTGGTATCTGCAAGGATGTGATCGAGTCTCGTGTTACATTTGCAGAATATGACATGGCAACTTCAAGTGCAGAGTTAAGAGGTTCCCCTTTAAGAAAAGCAGCAACCAGTTTAGGTGGAAATCTTGGAGCAACATCAACAAACGACGTGCACGAATTACTCGAGTGTCCCGTTTGCTTAAATTTGATGTATCCTCCGATTTACCAG TGTCCCAATGGCCACACTGTATGTTCGATTTGTAAGGCTAGAGTTCATAATTCTTGCCCGACTTGCCGCAACGAGCTTGGAAATATAAGGTGTTTGGCTCTAGAAAAAGTAGCGGAGTCATTAGAACTTCCTTGCCGATACCAGATTCTGGGTTGTCACGATATTTTTCCGTACTACAGTAAGCTGAAGCACGAAAAAAACTGTAGATACCGCCCCTATCATTGTCCATACGCCGGAGCCGAATGCTCCGTCACCGGTGATATTCCGTTTCTCGTCATGCATCTAAAGAATGATCACAAGGTCGATATGCATGATGGTTGTACTTTCAACCACAGATACGTTAAATCCAATCCTCATGAAGTCGAAAATGCCACCTGGATGTTAACC GTTTTCAACTGTTTCGGTCGACAATTTTGCTTGCACTTCGAGGCTTTTCACATAGGAATGGCACCAGTTTACATGGCCTTCTTACGATTCATGGGTGACGAGGATGAGGCGAGACAATTCAGTTATAGTTTGGAAGTTGGTGGTTATGGCAGAAAGGTTATCTGGCAAGGAGTTCCTAGAAGCATTCGAGATAGTCATCGGAAAGTTCGAGATAGTCAAGACGGACTTATAATTCAACGGAACCTGGCGCTCTTTTTTTCTGGCGGGGATAGACAGGAATTGAAGCTGAAAGTGGCCGGCCGGATTTGGAAAGAACAATGA
- the LOC107935498 gene encoding zinc transporter 7, with the protein MASFPKSLTNPIFVVVVVMVIFLCYTPLVLAQCEAESKNGCHDKEEAMKLKIIAFVAILLASMIGVSLPLFSRRMLSLGPERELFTIVKAFALGVILATGYMHVLPDPFDGLMFDCLPENPWRKFPFTTFVAMLSAIVTLMVYSFAMSVYRKHHAKALMAGDGTDVARLENGDVQIENHGHEHHGVMNEKSQQLLRHRVIAQVLELGIIVHSVVIGLAMGASENPCTIRSLIAALCFHQMF; encoded by the exons ATGGCTTCATTTCCAAAATCCCTTACAAACCCtatctttgttgttgttgttgtcatggtcatatttttatgttatacACCACTTGTATTGGCTCAATGCGAAGCTGAGTCCAAAAATGGATGCCATGACAAGGAAGAAGCCATGAAACTAAAAATCATTGCCTTTGTTGCAATTTTGCTAGCTAGTATGATTGGTGTGAGCTTGCCATTGTTTTCTCGTCGAATGCTGTCACTCGGACCCGAAAGGGAGTTGTTCACCATCGTCAAAGCATTTGCTTTGGGTGTTATCCTAGCGACTGGGTACATGCACGTGTTACCAGACCCGTTTGATGGCTTGATGTTCGATTGTTTGCCTGAAAACCCATGGAGGAAGTTCCCATTCACGACATTCGTGGCGATGTTGTCGGCTATTGTGACGCTTATGGTGTATTCGTTTGCCATGAGCGTTTATAGGAAACATCATGCTAAGGCTTTGATGGCGGGGGATGGTACGGATGTTGCTAGATTGGAGAATGGGGATGTACAGATAGAGAACCATGGACATGAACATCACGGTGTGATGAATGAAAAATCACAACAATTGTTACGACATCGGGTTATTGCTCAG GTGTTGGAGTTGGGAATTATAGTTCATTCAGTGGTGATCGGTCTTGCAATGGGAGCTTCTGAAAATCCATGTACCATTAGGTCACTCATTGCTGCTCTTTGCTTCCACCAAATGTTTTGA
- the LOC107935550 gene encoding uncharacterized protein — protein sequence MAANKNSHLGFSLISLIFLFSIPKSVSALDPQPAVWDMLPKYGLPSGLLPSTVTDYVLHEDGRFIVTLGSPCYVQFEYLVYYDKTITGKLGYGSITDLKGIQVKRFLFWLDVDEITVDLPPTGSIYFQVGFINKKLDVDQFQTVHSCRDGVTGSCKYSWKSVLQLPMPTNDIQMLITE from the exons ATGGCGGCTAACAAGAATTCCCATCTGGGTTTCTCTTTAATTTCTCTAATCTTTTTGTTTTCAATCCCTAAATCAGTCTCAGCCCTTGATCCTCAACCCGCAGTTTGGGATATGCTTCCCAAATACGGTCTCCCTAGTGGGCTTTTACCCAGCACAGTCACCGATTATGTCCTCCACGAAGATGGGAGGTTCATCGTCACGTTGGGCAGCCCTTGCTACGTTCAATTCGAGTACTTGGTCTACTACGATAAGACCATAACCGGAAAACTGGGTTATGGTTCCATTACTGATTTGAAAGGTATTCAAGTGAAGCGATTCTTGTTTTGGCTCGATGTCGATGAGATCACCGTCGATCTGCCACCTACCGGTTCTATCTATTTCCAAGTTGGGTTTATCAACAAGAAGCTCGACGTTGACCAGTTCCAGACCGTCCATTCTTGCCGTGATGGGGTTACTGGCTCTTGTAAATATTCTTGGAAATCAGTTCTTCAG CTTCCGATGCCAACAAACGATATTCAGATGCTAATTACCGAGTAG
- the LOC107935516 gene encoding uncharacterized protein, whose amino-acid sequence MEVEMLADSLMKVFMFLIVQALVYLILSKSSNVFSNDKMRSFSFKRARSMSVRRILAAVSDLPQGVESSSSSSPPPLVSSRSLRSSTRKYGEEHESR is encoded by the coding sequence ATGGAGGTTGAGATGTTGGCTGATTCGTTGATGAAAGTGTTTATGTTCTTAATTGTTCAAGCACTTGTTTATTTGATTCTTTCGAAATCCTCCAACGTTTTCTCCAACGACAAGATGAGGTCGTTCAGCTTCAAACGAGCTCGTTCGATGAGTGTTCGACGGATTCTGGCTGCCGTTTCGGATTTACCTCAAGGGGTCGAGTCGTCTTCATCGTCGTCACCGCCGCCGTTGGTGTCATCGAGGAGTTTGAGGTCGTCGACTAGGAAATATGGTGAAGAACATGAGTCTCGTTAG